In one Ictalurus furcatus strain D&B chromosome 28, Billie_1.0, whole genome shotgun sequence genomic region, the following are encoded:
- the LOC128603804 gene encoding uncharacterized protein LOC128603804 isoform X2: protein MYTVLITGLTRSGLDELQLHDRTMVLFKMRCFGLWMVYWCCLALGNGESLCKSELLLSSNISTELQSDVLLPCNFNPTLLGSDKTADIAVAWSPRNTTIHHLAEITLQGEVMFWDSKGGRIKTFPKLSESGNFSILLQKVQPYDLGLYHCELFNGTGCRIAYQEVHLLGLTTVSQPQKSIITGASVVPVLLCLFIVCVCRKRNKRKYQLEPESSHEHCYTEVMYTLHSTNSHENPSLNVATGMLEGQKQN, encoded by the exons ATGTACACAGTTCTCATCACTGGTCTGACGCGGTCAGGTTTAGATGAGCTGCAGCTTCATGATCGTACAATGGTGCTGTTTAAGATGAGATGTTTCGGGCTGTGGATGGTTTATTGGTGCTGTTTGGCTTTGGGAAACG GAGAAAGCCTGTGCAAAAGTGAACTTTTACTAAGCAGTAACATTTCTACTGAGCTCCAGTCTGATGTCCTGCTGCCGTGTAACTTTAATCCAACTCTCCTCGGATCAGATAAGACTGCAGATATAGCAGTAGCGTGGAGTCCAAGGAACACAACAATACACCATCTAGCGGAGATCACTCTACAGGGAGAAGTGATGTTTTGGGATTCTAAAGGTGGACGTATCAAGACGTTCCCTAAGCTCTCTGAATCAGGAAACTTCTCCATCCTCCTTCAGAAAGTGCAGCCGTATGATCTGGGTCTCTACCACTGTGAGCTGTTTAACGGGACCGGCTGCAGAATTGCGTATCAGGAGGTACACCTGCTTG GTCTCACTACTGTTTCCCAGCCTCAGAAATCCATCATCACAGGAGCATCAGTAGTACCAGTACTTCTGTGTTTATTCatagtgtgtgtttgcagaaaAAGGAATAAAC GAAAGTACCAGCTGGAGCCAGAGAGCAGTCATGAACACTGTTACACAGAAGT GATGTACACTCTCCACAGTACAAACAGCCATG AAAATCCCTCACTAAATGTTGCTACTGGGATGTTGGAAGGACAAAAGCAGAACTGA
- the LOC128603804 gene encoding uncharacterized protein LOC128603804 isoform X1, with product MVFSHISIIPNKPFSFRKSLTKCCYWDVGRTKAELRRDHMTYAGRELCKSYCTDRSNISIKLQSDVLLPCTFNPTLLGSDKTADIAVVWSQRNTTIHHLVEITLQGEVKFWDSKHGRIKTFPKLSESGNFSILLQKVQPYDLGLYHCELFNGTGCRIAYQELQLDTSTDPVFHQAIIITGASTGAVLLCLFIASVIYIGNRRRHRLHPESTRGCSHDNPDYVSYSHGRDGKYLHSRHVLFINKQISDFYISFLTSVPLD from the exons ATGGTGTTTTCTCATATTTCCATCATTCCTAATAAACCTTTTTCCTTCAGAAAATCCCTCACTAAATGTTGCTACTGGGATGTTGGAAGGACAAAAGCAGAACTGAGGAGAGATCATATGACATACGCCG GGCGTGAATTGTGTAAAAGCTACTGCACTGATAGAAGCAACATTTCTATTAAACTCCAGTCTGATGTCCTGCTGCCGTGTACCTTTAATCCAACTCTCCTCGGATCAGATAAGACTGCAGATATAGCGGTAGTGTGGAGTCAGAGGAACACAACAATACACCATCTAGTGGAGATCACTCTACAGGGAGAAgtgaagttttgggattctaaACATGGACGTATCAAGACGTTCCCTAAGCTCTCTGAATCAGGAAACTTCTCCATCCTCCTTCAGAAAGTGCAGCCGTATGATCTGGGTCTCTACCACTGTGAGCTGTTTAACGGGACCGGCTGCAGAATTGCGTATCAGGAACTACAGCTTG ATACTTCCACAGATCCTGTTTTCCATCAGGCGATAATCATCACAGGAGCATCAACAGGAGCAGTACTTCTTTGTTTATTCATAGCATCTGTCATCTACATAGGCAACAGAC GAAGGCACCGGCTGCACCCAGAGAGCACTCGTG GTTGTTCACATGATAACCCAGACTATGTGAGCTACAGCCATGGCAGGGATGGTAAATACCTACATTCAAGACATGTTCTGTTTATTAATAAGCAAATATCAGATTTCTATATTTCCTTTTTAACATCTGTACCACTTGATTAA
- the LOC128603804 gene encoding uncharacterized protein LOC128603804 isoform X3: MVFSHISIIPNKPFSFRKSLTKCCYWDVGRTKAELRRDHMTYAGRELCKSYCTDRSNISIKLQSDVLLPCTFNPTLLGSDKTADIAVVWSQRNTTIHHLVEITLQGEVKFWDSKHGRIKTFPKLSESGNFSILLQKVQPYDLGLYHCELFNGTGCRIAYQELQLDTSTDPVFHQAIIITGASTGAVLLCLFIASVIYIGNRRRHRLHPESTRGCSHDNPDYVSYSHGRDETLVSENPIYETVWNRGGSM; encoded by the exons ATGGTGTTTTCTCATATTTCCATCATTCCTAATAAACCTTTTTCCTTCAGAAAATCCCTCACTAAATGTTGCTACTGGGATGTTGGAAGGACAAAAGCAGAACTGAGGAGAGATCATATGACATACGCCG GGCGTGAATTGTGTAAAAGCTACTGCACTGATAGAAGCAACATTTCTATTAAACTCCAGTCTGATGTCCTGCTGCCGTGTACCTTTAATCCAACTCTCCTCGGATCAGATAAGACTGCAGATATAGCGGTAGTGTGGAGTCAGAGGAACACAACAATACACCATCTAGTGGAGATCACTCTACAGGGAGAAgtgaagttttgggattctaaACATGGACGTATCAAGACGTTCCCTAAGCTCTCTGAATCAGGAAACTTCTCCATCCTCCTTCAGAAAGTGCAGCCGTATGATCTGGGTCTCTACCACTGTGAGCTGTTTAACGGGACCGGCTGCAGAATTGCGTATCAGGAACTACAGCTTG ATACTTCCACAGATCCTGTTTTCCATCAGGCGATAATCATCACAGGAGCATCAACAGGAGCAGTACTTCTTTGTTTATTCATAGCATCTGTCATCTACATAGGCAACAGAC GAAGGCACCGGCTGCACCCAGAGAGCACTCGTG GTTGTTCACATGATAACCCAGACTATGTGAGCTACAGCCATGGCAGGGATG AAACTCTTGTGAGTGAAAACCCGATCTACGAGACTGTTTGGAACAGAGGAGGCAGCATGTGA
- the LOC128603804 gene encoding uncharacterized protein LOC128603804 isoform X4 codes for MMVLHFNTMCFSVWMLWCCLMFVKGRELCKSYCTDRSNISIKLQSDVLLPCTFNPTLLGSDKTADIAVVWSQRNTTIHHLVEITLQGEVKFWDSKHGRIKTFPKLSESGNFSILLQKVQPYDLGLYHCELFNGTGCRIAYQELQLDTSTDPVFHQAIIITGASTGAVLLCLFIASVIYIGNRRRHRLHPESTRGCSHDNPDYVSYSHGRDGKYLHSRHVLFINKQISDFYISFLTSVPLD; via the exons ATGATGGTGCTGCATTTTAACACGATGTGCTTCAGTGTGTGGATGCTTTGGTGTTGCTTGATGTTTGTCAAAG GGCGTGAATTGTGTAAAAGCTACTGCACTGATAGAAGCAACATTTCTATTAAACTCCAGTCTGATGTCCTGCTGCCGTGTACCTTTAATCCAACTCTCCTCGGATCAGATAAGACTGCAGATATAGCGGTAGTGTGGAGTCAGAGGAACACAACAATACACCATCTAGTGGAGATCACTCTACAGGGAGAAgtgaagttttgggattctaaACATGGACGTATCAAGACGTTCCCTAAGCTCTCTGAATCAGGAAACTTCTCCATCCTCCTTCAGAAAGTGCAGCCGTATGATCTGGGTCTCTACCACTGTGAGCTGTTTAACGGGACCGGCTGCAGAATTGCGTATCAGGAACTACAGCTTG ATACTTCCACAGATCCTGTTTTCCATCAGGCGATAATCATCACAGGAGCATCAACAGGAGCAGTACTTCTTTGTTTATTCATAGCATCTGTCATCTACATAGGCAACAGAC GAAGGCACCGGCTGCACCCAGAGAGCACTCGTG GTTGTTCACATGATAACCCAGACTATGTGAGCTACAGCCATGGCAGGGATGGTAAATACCTACATTCAAGACATGTTCTGTTTATTAATAAGCAAATATCAGATTTCTATATTTCCTTTTTAACATCTGTACCACTTGATTAA